The Acidimicrobiales bacterium nucleotide sequence CCCGCAGCCAGCGTTTCCGCCCTGACCGGGGCCACACTCGACCTGCCGGCGACCGCAGGTCAGGGCGGGCTGGTGATCCGCAACCCGAACCGGCCGAACCCGCTCGGTGAGCTCGGTCAGCTCGAACTCACCGGCGATGCGGCCAACAAGATCACGATCCTGCTGGCGGAGCGCATCAACCCCGCGCTCGCCTCGCACGGCGGATTCGCCGAACTCGTCGGGGTCGAGGGCGAGAAGGCCTTCGTCACCATGGGCGGCGGATGTCAGGGGTGCGCGATGAGTGCCGCCACGCTGCGCGAGGGCATCACCAAGGCGATCCTCGAGGCGATCCCCGAGATCACCGAAGTGGTCGACACGACCGACCATGACGAGGGCGAGAACCCCTACTACAGCTGATCTCGGTTCGTCTGCAGCGAGCGCCGGGCGCTCTCGGCGATACCCGCGGCGTCGAGACCGAAGCCGGCGTGGATGT carries:
- a CDS encoding NifU family protein, yielding MTDTVTTEAESGADEVLIVTDAARATVLEIRAKEDDGESLGLRVEVTGASGVDYTYDLSLEPVAEAADDDHVRDDDGLSIIVPAASVSALTGATLDLPATAGQGGLVIRNPNRPNPLGELGQLELTGDAANKITILLAERINPALASHGGFAELVGVEGEKAFVTMGGGCQGCAMSAATLREGITKAILEAIPEITEVVDTTDHDEGENPYYS